The window TCTGAAGCCTATGGAAGACAAGGTCAAGGCTATCAGAGAAGCACCTGAGCCAAGAAATGTGACtgagttgaaggcatttctGGGGCTGTTGAACTATTACAGCCATTTCTTACCAAATTTGTCGAATACTCTACAAGCATTGTATGAGTTACTTCAAAAAGGAAAACAGTGGAGATGGACAAGGAAACACAGGGCCGCATTCACTGCAGCAAAGACCAAGTTATTACAGTCTGGTTTTCTTACGCACTATGATTTGTCTCGACCAGTCAAGCTCAAATGTGACGCATCCCCATATGGAATAGGAGCCTGTTTGAGTCACGAGTTTTGAGGATGGATCAGAGAGACCAGTGGCATTTGCTTCACGGACACTGTCATCAGCAGAAAAGGGCTACGCCCAAATAGAGCGTGAAGCACTGGCAATAATTTTTGGCGTTCGTCATTTCCACAAGTTTCTCATTGGTCGAAGATTTACACTAGTGACAGATCACAAACCTTTGGTCAAAATTCTGGGACCTAAACAGGGCATCCCAGCGTTAGCAGCAGCAAGGCTGCAGAGGTGGGCACTAATTTTAAGTGCATATGAGTACAACCTGGAGTATATGGCTGGAGAGGAGAATAAGGAAGCAGATATGCTGTCCCGACTGCCAATGGAAGTGAATGTCATAGACCCTAACCAGGAATTGTACCATGTGGATTGCTGTGAAAATCTACCTGTAACAGCAGAAGGAGCACAAGAGACTAAAGCAGATCCAATTTTGAGACGGGCATACCAGTATACATTGTctggatggaactggaaaAGTCACATGGATCCAAGGTTACAACCCTACTCACGACGGTCAGATGAACTTAGCGTTGAAGAGAACTGTTTACTTTGGGGAACACGTGTGATAATACCGCAAAAATTACAGTCAAGAGTTCTAGCAGATCTTCATGAAAATCACCTGGGTTCAAATCGAATGAAAGCATTAGCTAGATCATATATCTGGTGGCCGAGTTTGGACATGACGTTGGAAGAATTGtgcaagaaatgtgaaatttgCCAAAGTCAGAGGAATAAACCGCCTGCTGGTATTCCTCATCCATGGATGTATCCCACAGCACCTTGGGAGAGAGTTCACGCGGATTTCGCAGAGTTTGAAGGTCAACATTATCTTATTATGATTGACGCTTTTTCGAAATGGTTGGAAGTGCATGAAATGGGCACTAGTACAACGGCTAGTAGGACAATAGAGGTGATGAGGCGAGTTTTTAGTTTTCATGGCATTCCAGGACGATTGGTGACAGATAATGGTCCACAATTCAGGTCAGTAGAATTTCAGGAGTTCATGAAAGGAAATGGTGTCAAACACCAACTCACCCCTCCGTATCACCCATCGAGCAATGGACAAGCAGAACGAGCAGTTCAAATCTTCAAGAGATCTATGGAGGCACGACCTAGAGGACGCACTATTCGACATCAAATATCTATATTACTGCTGCAGTATAGTTCGACTCCAAATACCTCAACAGGAAAAACGCCATCCGAATTGCTAATGAAGAGAGTCTTACGAACAAGACTAAGTCTTGTTAAACCTACAGTTGGAGGAGAGATtcgagacagacaggagagccAAACAGAAGCTGCATCCAGACATCGTGAGATGTTACCTGgagaatcagtggcagtatGGAACCCAAGACAAGATAGTCGGGGACGGTGGCTCTCTGGAACAGTAGTCCAGAAACTGGGACCGAGCAACTACCTTGTAAATGTGAATGGTCAGGCTAAGTATGTTCATGTAGACCATATATTACATCGTGATATCAGAAGTTTTCCACATGATGTACATCAGGAGCAAACTTCCAATACTCATGATAGTACAGCGactatgattccaccacaagctGGAAATTATTCCGAAGTGAATGCTGAGAAGACAATCTCATCAACGGACTCTACCGGGGAAGACTCAGTACCAACTACTCCTAGCCACCCGGAATTAACAGAGACATAGTCGGAACAGACTGATAACATGCCAACAAAGAAACCAATTGAGAAgtcaacagagagagaaaatcgACGATATCCCACAAGGAACAATAGAAGACCCCCCAGGAGATATCGAGAGATTTAGTGGAAGGAagtgtagtagagtaagggactCTGGGACTACCCCTAGTAGTCATTAACATATATCTATATAGACTATGACACTATATAGTACTTGGTAGTCTGGTATTGATTGCGTACacactgtaagcgagctgcaatagaacaaTATATAGTCGGTAACGACGCAACAGTAAGCAGgttctaaacatgcaaattacatCATTAAGATTACGTTTCCTtcacatgcacttgctatcCCATATCTGGAGCATATCTAGACAATCTCAAATCAGTGATCTCTGAGAATCAAGTACAAATTCAAGCGTAGCGCACCACTACGCTCAAACGCCCCGGGGGAAAATCCTGCTTCAACCAAGCCATTATACTCACTACCTGAGGAATACCTTAGCAGTATGGCTGCTTtctgatcaaattaaaatttcaaatatctTAGGTAAGTCCATATTAGCTGATGAAAGCTTGCGGTCTCAGCAAATCCAAAGCCACCATCTCAAGCACCCGAACGCCAGAAGCTTTGCTTAAGTCTGAGTAAAACTTTCAAGACCAAAGTCTCAGGAGAAAATGTAACTCTTCAGAAGCTTCACCATGCAAAGCCACTACTGATTGGCCCTCCTGCTATATGcctgacaaagcaaacaaagttggtaGAAAAAATTGACACTCGCTGAGGTCGTTTCAGCTGGCAAGAGGAATCCTTTCTTTTCTAAAGTAACCTGGTGCACTTCTAATGAGAGTCATTCACAGAGTACAGAAGCTGACAATGTCAGTGAAACCTCCATGCCTGTAGTAgaacaacagtcagtttatgtGAAGAGATGCACTTTAAGCACAGACAcacttcaacaatttcaaactacTAGTGAAGCCAATCTAGAGCACCCACTTGATGccaaacaagaatgcaaatcTGATTCAGGTCTCCATACCAGTATTATACCCTTGCTCCCTCAGCGGTACAACTATTTTGTTGACTCATGTTGTCAGCATGAATTGGAAACGTTCCTAGGAgctgaaacaagcaactttactcTAGAAGCATGGACAAGTGCCAATTGTGAAACTGTAGCTGTCCAGTGGATTACACATTTTGAAGAGGTTTCAAACACCACCTATCGAATCACTACAGGTTTCAAAGCAAAAGGATGGCGGCTCctttttaaaactgttcaTCATTGTCACCATTACAGGAAACGGAAAACTCTGTCACAAATGTCCACAGAAAGGAAGTGCAAACTAAAGAAAACCACCATACATTGTtccacacaagacaaaaagtcaatgtgtcctagTACTTCAATAGTTAGGGTATACCCACCTGAGGCATCTAGAATCTCAGACTACCCTGAATATCTTGCCATAACAATCACATACCACCCAATCCACAGTGGTCATGCGCTCAGCTTTAGACCAGTCACAGAAGCTGTGAAAAAAAAATTAGTCTCTTTGAGTCTGGCAGCTCTGCTGACTCTGCAAAACATGAATACTTGACCCAGCTCCAACTGAAAAGTGATCTACGAGTAATTGACAGCACTCTTGCAGACAGAGCCATAACCCCAAATGTACGAGACATTCAACGCCTCTTTAGAAAATGGCGATCAGACAACATTGGATCACAAAATGGAAAGGCTATGTTTGAGCAACTGCTCGAGGAAGTACAACGATACAACAAGGAACATGAAAAAGAGGGTGGGCGagtatttcttcaaccttatgaagcagcagctgcaatgaaCATGGATGTACCTAAACCAAAAACCAGAAAGACTGATGCCATGCCCTTCCTTTTAGCTCTGGTCACTCCTCTCATGGCCAGAGTccatgaaatggtcacacaaagtgcaaagctagtcttttgtgactcaacagccagtcttgataacttgaacacagctgtgttcatactTAGCTGCGGCGCATCAGTAGGAGCTCTACCACTTACTGCAGTTATGACATTCAGTGAAGTTGCTGTTACCTTGTCAGCAGGGTTTACAGCACTGTGCCACATACTGCCCAAGTGTGCATTTTTGGAAGAGGCCCAAATCTTGGACCACTAACATTATTGACAGATGACTGTGCAAGCGAACGGATTGCTCTAAAGAGCACATGGCCTCAAGCGGAATTACACTTAtgtgtctttcattttttacAAAGTATATGAAGATGGCTTTGGAGCTCAAATTCTGATATCTGTggtacagacagaattacctgtatggcactaacaaaacaacttgtttatgccccaagtgagcaagcattgactgaaatcaaacgtgaagtagacaaaagcccttttcagacattcaaaaagaGACTAGGTGATTACTGCCAACAG of the Corticium candelabrum unplaced genomic scaffold, ooCorCand1.1 SCAFFOLD_41, whole genome shotgun sequence genome contains:
- the LOC134197983 gene encoding uncharacterized protein K02A2.6-like gives rise to the protein MAGEENKEADMLSRLPMEVNVIDPNQELYHVDCCENLPVTAEGAQETKADPILRRAYQYTLSGWNWKSHMDPRLQPYSRRSDELSVEENCLLWGTRVIIPQKLQSRVLADLHENHLGSNRMKALARSYIWWPSLDMTLEELCKKCEICQSQRNKPPAGIPHPWMYPTAPWERVHADFAEFEGQHYLIMIDAFSKWLEVHEMGTSTTASRTIEVMRRVFSFHGIPGRLVTDNGPQFRSVEFQEFMKGNGVKHQLTPPYHPSSNGQAERAVQIFKRSMEARPRGRTIRHQISILLLQYSSTPNTSTGKTPSELLMKRVLRTRLSLVKPTVGGEIRDRQESQTEAASRHREMLPGESVAVWNPRQDSRGRWLSGTVVQKLGPSNYLVNVNGQAKYVHVDHILHRDIRSFPHDVHQEQTSNTHDSTATMIPPQAGNYSEVNAEKTISSTDSTGEDSVPTTPSHPELTET